The region CGGTGGAACAGGGAAAGGTGGTATCCTTTCAGATGAATGACAAATGCGCGGCCGGTACGGGCCGTTTTCTGGAGATGTCCTCCCACCGTTTGGGTATTGATTTATCGGAGCTATCGGATCTGCTGAAACCTGGTAAATGCTGTTCACTCAGCAGCATGTGTGCCGTGTTTGCCGATTCAGAAATCGTATCCCTTTTGGCAGCAGGAAAAAGCCGGGAGGAAATTGCCGGGGGGATCCTTCAATCCGTAGCCACCCGTGTCGTGGCATTAGCAGGCCGTATGGATCTTGAACCTCCGGTGCTTTTAACCGGGGGGCTGGCAGAGCTTTACGGGCTTCCGGCCGTTTTGGAGAGGCAGGTGGGTTACCCGGTGGAGACTTCCGCCCTGTCCCGTTATGCAGGGGCTATAGGAGCAGCCTTAAGGGGCTGAAGACAGGCATATCATAGGAAATATGAAAATGAATTTATGAAAGTGCTGGGAGACGGAAGATGTATGCCTGATGACCGGCACTTTCTTGTATCCCTATATACGAGGAGATTGGAAGAGATGGAGTTTTGAAACCTTTCGTACAGTCTGAGGAGACATATAGAAAAACCCAATACCGATATAGTTTTTTTCTATTAGTCCCTGCCTGAGAAGAATGGTACAATGAAAAACAGTCTTTCAATACATATGAAAGGAG is a window of [Clostridium] saccharolyticum WM1 DNA encoding:
- a CDS encoding acyl-CoA dehydratase activase, which encodes MGGITAGIDCGSATCKGVLMKDKTIAAMCVKPTGWSPKETARAVLEELMEEAGAVRQEMGIIATGYGRVGIDFADKAVTEITCHALGAEYLMPGVRTVIDIGGQDSKVISVEQGKVVSFQMNDKCAAGTGRFLEMSSHRLGIDLSELSDLLKPGKCCSLSSMCAVFADSEIVSLLAAGKSREEIAGGILQSVATRVVALAGRMDLEPPVLLTGGLAELYGLPAVLERQVGYPVETSALSRYAGAIGAALRG